TCTTTTCCGTTCTCCCCATCTCTTCCAAGGGAATATCTAAGCCGGTCCAACCTGAAAGCTGATCTAATGTGCACAAAAGCTTATTTTTCTCATTTTTCAGCTCATTTAGCCTGCGTTCTAAGCTATTACATCTATCGCATATTTTTTTATACTCAGAAAAATCGCCAGCTCTCTCAAATTCTGTCCTTTTCATGGGCGTCTTTGAGCTAAAAAAACCATCGATGAAGCCCTTACCAGTTTCTTCAAAATTGGAAAGGAAATCTATTGCATGATCCAGCTCCAAGAGTTTTTGGTCCAACTCTCGAAGTTCTGGCTCTCTCCCCTCTTTTAACAGTAATCTCCAGTCAGTAGTAGCCAGTCTTTCACGTAGGTCGGTGACCTCTATGAGCCCAACTTTTTGTAGCTCGCTGACGATCTTTTCTTTCTGGGATTCATGCGAAATAATATGGATTCTTTTAATATCGGCTACTGGCATTAGGTTACCATCCTACTGACGATTAGGTTGACCGCTTTATCCATGTTTTCTTGGGCAACATGCTTTATGGCTTTGATATCCTTTTCATTATCCCTATTTATGGCAAGGGATTCCTCTCTTGCCTCCTCCTCTGCCTTGTTAATTATGGAAGTGTACTCTTTCTTAGCCTCTCCTTCAGCTTTTTCAAGAATTTTACTGGCTTTGAGTCTGGCATGTGACAAGATGCCCTCTGCCTCAAGTTGAGCCTGTTTTATAACTTCGTCCGCCTTTAGCTCAGATGCCCTTATTTCTTGTATTATCTTGATGGTCATATCCCTTCCCACTGAATAAAACAGTTTAGGACTTAAAACTTTTTATCACCTCTTGAGGCTTGGCTTCACAATCACAAAAAGGCATAAAGAATAAGTGGTAATATGTCTCAATAGAAGACGATTCCGATGGCAGACAAACTTAAGGTAGAGGACTATATGACCCAAGACGTCATTACAGTATCTCCAGAAGATACTATTGCGGAAGTCATAGATCTCATTCATAAAACAGACCATGATGGCTTCCCAGTAGTCAAAAATGGCAAAGTAGAGGGGTATATAGCTTCGATGGACCTTTTATCTTCAGATCAGGCAGATCAGGTGTCAAAGGTCATGTCAAAAGACCTCGTGGTGGCACATCCAGACATGTATCTGACAGATGCAGCAAGAGTGATGTTCAGAAAGGGCGTTTCAAAGTTGATGGTTGTCAACGATGATGGGTACTTGGAAGGCATTCTTTCTAATGCGGATGTCATACGTTCCCAGATAGAGAGAGCGGACCCTCAAAAAGTGTGGAAGCTCAAAAAGACATTAGAAATCATTCACGATATAAAGGTAAGCGTGAAACACGATAAGGTTCTCATCGACCAACTTGTTCCAACGCAGCCAAAAATACATTTGGATGAACTGGAGGGTAGGATCTATGAACTAAAAAG
The genomic region above belongs to Methanocellales archaeon and contains:
- the ahaH gene encoding ATP synthase archaeal subunit H, which gives rise to MTIKIIQEIRASELKADEVIKQAQLEAEGILSHARLKASKILEKAEGEAKKEYTSIINKAEEEAREESLAINRDNEKDIKAIKHVAQENMDKAVNLIVSRMVT
- a CDS encoding CBS domain-containing protein, with the translated sequence MADKLKVEDYMTQDVITVSPEDTIAEVIDLIHKTDHDGFPVVKNGKVEGYIASMDLLSSDQADQVSKVMSKDLVVAHPDMYLTDAARVMFRKGVSKLMVVNDDGYLEGILSNADVIRSQIERADPQKVWKLKKTLEIIHDIKVSVKHDKVLIDQLVPTQPKIHLDELEGRIYELKRGLTEPIVVIKKPNKMLLVDGHHRVIAAKRLGIDAMDAYIIVMEKNVPLGMERTAKDAGLLSLDDVKILNY